A window from Candidatus Delongbacteria bacterium encodes these proteins:
- a CDS encoding DUF502 domain-containing protein — protein sequence MKRLRRLFMTGVITITPVGLSVMVLVGVFNWLDRVLGRMIQSILLELGLPYIPGLGFILLVLVILGVGFLTQIYVGRQLILVGQRFVERIPFLSKLVRAVRQIMDSFVTSKSELFRQAVLVQYPRQGIWSIGFLTRRAGGEIRERLRPQQDNRLLSVFIPTTPNPTSGMLVYVPEDDVILLEMSVEEAVKLVVSGGALVNQITPGERVGRPDAPVPGQV from the coding sequence ATGAAGCGCTTGCGCCGCCTGTTCATGACGGGCGTCATCACCATCACACCGGTGGGCCTCTCCGTCATGGTGCTGGTGGGCGTGTTCAACTGGCTGGACCGCGTGCTGGGGCGGATGATCCAGTCCATCCTGCTGGAGCTGGGCCTGCCCTACATCCCCGGCCTGGGCTTCATTCTGCTGGTGCTGGTGATCCTCGGGGTGGGCTTCTTGACGCAGATCTACGTGGGACGCCAGCTGATCCTCGTGGGCCAGCGCTTCGTGGAGCGCATCCCCTTCCTCAGCAAACTGGTGCGCGCCGTCCGCCAGATCATGGACTCCTTTGTCACCTCCAAGAGCGAGCTCTTCCGCCAGGCCGTGCTGGTGCAGTATCCGCGCCAGGGCATCTGGTCCATCGGCTTCCTCACGCGGCGCGCCGGCGGCGAGATCCGCGAGCGCCTGCGGCCGCAACAGGACAACCGCCTGCTCTCCGTCTTCATCCCCACCACGCCCAATCCCACCAGCGGCATGCTGGTCTACGTGCCCGAAGACGACGTGATCCTGCTGGAAATGAGCGTGGAGGAGGCCGTCAAGCTGGTGGTGTCCGGTGGCGCGCTGGTCAACCAGATCACGCCCGGGGAACGTGTCGGGCGTCCGGACGCCCCCGTGCCGGGCCAGGTGTGA